CGCCTCAGTGCCGGGAGTGTGGCCCGCCTGCCCTCCTGCTGAGGCTGGGGGccctgaggggtggggtgggtgccgCAGGGCCCGATCTGAGctgcctgcccccgccccccagatcGTGTACTTCACCGCTACATTCCCCTACGTGGTCCTCGTCGTGCTGTTGGTGCGGGGGGTGCTGCTGCCCGGAGCCCTGGACGGCATCATCTACTATCTCAAGCCTGATTGGTCAAAGCTGGGGTCCCCTCAGGTGAGGGGACGGTGGGCTGGACAGGCGAAGGGGCGGCCCGGGCCCTCAGGGTCCCTCACCTCCTCTCTTCCCTGGCCCATCCCAGGTATGGATAGATGCCGGGACCCAGATTTTCTTCTCTTACGCCATCGGCCTGGGCGCTCTCACAGCACTGGGCAGCTACAACCGCTTCAACAATAACTGCTACAAGTAGGTGCCGCAGCCTGCACCCTTCCGTCCTCCCCCGCTCGTCTGCCCGTTGGCGGGCAGCCGGCAGCCTGACCAGCCCCTGcggcccctctgcccccagggacGCCATCATCCTGGCCCTCATCAACAGCGGGACCAGCTTTTTTGCTGGCTTCGTGGTCTTCTCCATCTTGGGCTTCATGGCCGCAGAGCAGGGTGTGCACATCTCCAAGGTGGCGGAATCAGGTGGGTCCCCTGCCCCTCCGCCGGGCCTTCAGTCAGCAGCTGCCGTCCTAACAGACCGCAGCcccgaacacacacacaaatagacattctgggaaaggagaggaagattcACTTAACTTGTCACTTCACTCGGGGCCAGAGGAAGGCCTGGCCGAGCAGCTGGAGCCTCACGGGCTCAACCATGTGGGTCCTGGAGCCC
Above is a window of Suricata suricatta isolate VVHF042 unplaced genomic scaffold, meerkat_22Aug2017_6uvM2_HiC HiC_scaffold_2068, whole genome shotgun sequence DNA encoding:
- the LOC115284779 gene encoding sodium- and chloride-dependent creatine transporter 1-like; the encoded protein is MPQLSTQLPLGGAQALRSRKGVLPAGLPPALGAHHASVPGVWPACPPAEAGGPEGWGGCRRARSELPAPAPQIVYFTATFPYVVLVVLLVRGVLLPGALDGIIYYLKPDWSKLGSPQVWIDAGTQIFFSYAIGLGALTALGSYNRFNNNCYKDAIILALINSGTSFFAGFVVFSILGFMAAEQGVHISKVAESGGSPAPPPGLQSAAAVLTDRSPEHTHK